CCTAGCAACGGAGTCCCGCCCTTAGCAACCGCGGCCAATGGCTGCTGACAGTTTGACAGCCCTCAGCTACCGcgccctgcccatggcaatcGCGCACCAATGGCGGCCGCCCCCTCAgccacccggggggggggggggggggggggggggggggggggggggggggggggggggggggggggggggggggggggggggggggggggggggccgtaCCGCTTCCGCTGTCAGGACAGAAGCCGCGCCCCTTGAATTCCCTCGACCAATCACTTCTGCTCTCCTGGACCAAGCTCCACCCATTGCACCTGCTCGCCCAATCGCCGCCGCCCTTAGCAACCGAGCCCCGCCTTCCTTAGCAACCAGCTTTTCGCGCCACAGCAAAGCATGACGGGAAACATCCCCTCCTTCCCGCAAAGCATTGTGGGATATACTCCCTCTCCCCACGCCGCCATTTTTGCctcgtgcctcagtttcccctccaAGGAAAACGACAACTCCGAGGGATTTCAAACCGTTTTATTTTCCCGCCGGGTTTGGGGGGGTATCGGGGTAATTGTCCTTGAGGAATCCCCGGTAAATGCGGCGCATCCGGGCCACCTCAGCGGCAGGGGGCTGCTGCCACTCGTACCAGGGGTACCaggcccggccccgctccctcAGGGCGGGCGCTGGGGGCGTTTTCCCCACGGCCGCGTGTTGGTTGGAGAAATCCTCCTCAGGAACCGGCACAAAAGGCACGTGGAGCCAGAGCAGACCTGGAAAAGGGAGAttgaggggtttgggggggaAACAGGGAGGTTGGGATTTGCTAAAAATCCAAATTTGGGGCTCACCGTGGGCTTGGGCCTGGGCGATGGCCTGGGACAGGCgcttgtgctgctgcatgcAGATCCCTGAGGGGAACAGGGTCAGGGACACACAAAAGtgaccccagggacacagaagtGACCCCAAGGACACACAGAGTGACCCCAaggacacagggggggggggggggggggggggggggggggggggggggggggggggggggggggggggggggggggggggggggggggggggggggggggggggggggggggggggggggggggggggggggggggggggggggggggggggggggggggggggggggggggggggggggggggggggggggggggggggggggggggggggggggggggggggggggggggggggggggggggggggggggggggggggggggggggggggggggggggggggggggggggggggggggggggggggggggggggggggggggggggggggggggggggggggggggggggggggggggggggggggggggggggggggggggggggggggggggggggggggggggggggggggggggggggggggggggggggggggggggggggggggggggggggggggggggggggggggggggggggggggggggggggggggggggggggggggggggggggggggggggggggggggggggggggggggggggggggggggggggggggggggggggggggggggggggggggggggggggggggggggggggggggggggggggggggggggggggggggggggggggg
This genomic interval from Ficedula albicollis isolate OC2 unplaced genomic scaffold, FicAlb1.5 N01418, whole genome shotgun sequence contains the following:
- the MRPS18B gene encoding 28S ribosomal protein S18b, mitochondrial, yielding MQQHKRLSQAIAQAQAHGLLWLHVPFVPVPEEDFSNQHAAVGKTPPAPALRERGRAWYPWYEWQQPPAAEVARMRRIYRGFLKDNYPDTPPNPAGK